The following coding sequences are from one Triticum dicoccoides isolate Atlit2015 ecotype Zavitan chromosome 4A, WEW_v2.0, whole genome shotgun sequence window:
- the LOC119289778 gene encoding uncharacterized protein LOC119289778 yields MCCQHYTNPFGRLPMHTRKEIKKVLQIQHALPTLYKPCPPPPAPPAHTVFESSQRQTIRHHLCHLTVLAMEIPGASSRCSMAMSSTSLLKRSCGIAQSRKGCRYDPERAGVGIVSAIMEPTNARLHIVGPLIHTNAREILQVTLPNLIWSNRRPFRAAILSCGLCRNWIGSGTVYMYKGEMGFCKPECVNDYIVEQLEKQTRRLRWCQREKVPPMEDDKEGNQSSMFFTCAGKL; encoded by the exons ATGTGCTGCCAGCACTATACTAACCCCTTTGGCCGCCTCCCCATGCACACACGCAAAGAGATTAAAAAGGTTTtgcaaatacaacatgcactcccAACACTATATAAACCCtgccctcctcctcctgctcctcctgcaCATACGGTATTTGAATCCTCTCAAAGACAAACGATCAGGCACCACCTTTGCCACCTGACCGTGCTTGCAATGGAAATTCCAGGGGCATCATCTCGGTGCTCCATGGCCATGTCGTCAACCTCACTGCTAAAGCGATCCTGTGGCATAGCACAGTCGCGAAAAGGGTGCCGCTACGACCCAGAGAGAGCCGGCGTCGGGATTGTCTCGGCTATTATGGAACCAACCAATGCACGCCTACACATCGTCGGGCCTCTCATCCACACCAACGCACGTGAGATCCTACAGGTTACACTACCAAACCTTATTTGGAGCAATAGGAGGCCATTCCGAGCAGCCATACTGTCATGCGGTCTATGCCGCAACTGGATCGGTAGTGGCACCGTCTACATGTACAA AGGTGAGATGGGATTCTGTAAACCGGAGTGTGTCAACGACTATATTGTGGAGCAATTGGAAAAACAGACACGGAGGCTGAGGTGGTGTCAAAGAGAAAAGGTCCCACCAATGGAGGACGATAAGGAAGGCAATCAGAGCTCCATGTTTTTCACCTGTGCTGGCAAACTATGA